In Astatotilapia calliptera chromosome 23, fAstCal1.2, whole genome shotgun sequence, a genomic segment contains:
- the LOC113015883 gene encoding G2/M phase-specific E3 ubiquitin-protein ligase-like isoform X2, with product MTPLSDMSSDDEELNQAILASLQSERTSSCLVSAKDILEELSAKVNQQKKCKFNINRSTVLDGAIRGFKQATYDPCHTISVRFSDDMGVPEEAVDLGGPRREFLRLLIEALPLSPMFEGEEGKMNLALDSAAMREDRYFIAGRAIAVSLVHGGPPAGFLSPTLFSCLVDGPDLAKPVLEDVADSDLREKIKRVKECKSFEDLIVATEPLQEYLANAGCLRPLRRLEDKDLLIHDIIMFQVIQSPWSI from the exons ATGACTCCACTATCTGACATGTCTTCTGATGATGAGGAACTTAACCAGGCTATACTAGCAAGCCTGCAGAGCGAAAG GACTTCAAGTTGTTTGGTATCAGCAAAAGATATTTTGGAGGAACTTTCTGCAAAAGTAAACCAACAGAAGAAATGCAAGTTCAACATTAATAGATCAACAGTCCTGGATGGAGCAATTAGAGGTTTTAAACAAGCGACATATGATCCATGCCACACAATTTCTGTCAGGTTTTCTGACGATATGGGAGTACCTGAAGAGGCTGTTGACTTGGGTGGACCAAGAAGAGAATTTCTAAGACTTCTGATCGAAGCTTTACCCCTGTCTCCAATGTTTGAGGGTGAAGAAGGCAAAATGAACTTGGCGCTTGATAGTGCTG CCATGAGGGAGGACAGGTACTTCATTGCaggcagagccattgcagtaAGCCTTGTACATGGTGGTCCACCAGCAGGCTTTCTGTCCCCAACACTCTTCTCTTGCCTTGTTGATGGCCCAGATTTGGCTAAACCAGTTTTAGAAGATGTTGCCGATAGTGACCTGCgtgaaaaaattaaaagg gtTAAAGAGTGTAAATCCTTTGAAGATCTGATAGTAGCAACTGAGCCACTTCAGGAATACTTAGCCAATGCTGGCTGCCTGAGGCCGCTACGGAGGCTGGAAGACAAGGATCTGCTTATACATGACATTATCATGTTCCAAGTAATACAGAGTCCGTGGTCCATTTGA
- the LOC113015883 gene encoding G2/M phase-specific E3 ubiquitin-protein ligase-like isoform X1 → MTPLSDMSSDDEELNQAILASLQSERTSSCLVSAKDILEELSAKVNQQKKCKFNINRSTVLDGAIRGFKQATYDPCHTISVRFSDDMGVPEEAVDLGGPRREFLRLLIEALPLSPMFEGEEGKMNLALDSAAMREDRYFIAGRAIAVSLVHGGPPAGFLSPTLFSCLVDGPDLAKPVLEDVADSDLREKIKRVKLICQLLDNVLVLCVSRWPSRCGCYSSLPPPAHYLFGAAACAWPLIRPWVQSTTKHGLVCAALPGEPH, encoded by the exons ATGACTCCACTATCTGACATGTCTTCTGATGATGAGGAACTTAACCAGGCTATACTAGCAAGCCTGCAGAGCGAAAG GACTTCAAGTTGTTTGGTATCAGCAAAAGATATTTTGGAGGAACTTTCTGCAAAAGTAAACCAACAGAAGAAATGCAAGTTCAACATTAATAGATCAACAGTCCTGGATGGAGCAATTAGAGGTTTTAAACAAGCGACATATGATCCATGCCACACAATTTCTGTCAGGTTTTCTGACGATATGGGAGTACCTGAAGAGGCTGTTGACTTGGGTGGACCAAGAAGAGAATTTCTAAGACTTCTGATCGAAGCTTTACCCCTGTCTCCAATGTTTGAGGGTGAAGAAGGCAAAATGAACTTGGCGCTTGATAGTGCTG CCATGAGGGAGGACAGGTACTTCATTGCaggcagagccattgcagtaAGCCTTGTACATGGTGGTCCACCAGCAGGCTTTCTGTCCCCAACACTCTTCTCTTGCCTTGTTGATGGCCCAGATTTGGCTAAACCAGTTTTAGAAGATGTTGCCGATAGTGACCTGCgtgaaaaaattaaaagggtAAAACTGATTTGTCAGTTGTTGGATAATGTTTTAGTATTGTGTGTGTCGCGCTGGCCTAGTAGGTGTGGCTGTtattcctctcttcctcctcctgcccaCTACCTGTTCGGTGCTGCTGCGTGCGCATGGCCACTGATTAGACCTTGGGTGCAATCAACAACTAAGCACGGCCTGGTGTGCGCCGCCCTGCCAGGTGAGCCACATTAG